TCAGGCAGTCCAGGAAATTCTTGTCCGGGCCGTCGGGCTGGGGATCGGAGAACAGGTTGTCGTACAGCCGCACCTCGGCATCCAGACAGTTGTCGGCATCCACCCAGTGGAGGGTAGCGCCCTTGACCTTCCGCCCGTCGGCGGGGTCGCCGCCCCGGCTGTTGGGGTCGTACTCGCACAGCACCTCCGTCACGTGGCCGTTCTCATCCTTGACGCAGCCGGTGCAGCGGATGAGGTAGGCACCCTTCAGACGGCACTCCGGGCCGTCGGGGTACAGGCGCTTATACTTGGGAATAGGCATCTCCAGAAAATCCTCCGTCTCGATCCACAGGTGGCGGCCGAAGGTGATCTCATGGGTACCCTGCGTGGGATCGGTGGGGTTATTCTCCACGGTGAAGGTCTCGCTCTGTCCTTCCGGATAGTTGGTGACCGTGAGCTTCACCGGGTGCAGCACCGCCATGGTGCGCTGGGCCGTGGCGTTGAGATCCTCCCGCAGGCAATGCTCCAGAAAGCCGTACTCCACGGTGTTGGGGGACTTAGCCACGCCGATGCGCTCGCAGAAATTGCGGATGGAGCGGGCGGTGTAGCCCCGGCGGCGCAGGCCGCACAGGGTGGGCATCCGGGGGTCATCCCAGCCGGAGACCAGCTTCTCCTCCACCAGCTGACGCAGCTTGCGCTTGGACATCACCGTGTGGTCAATGCCCAGACGGGCAAACTCGATCTGCCGGGGCTTGTGATAGGGGATGGAGACATTGCTGACCACCCAGTCATACAGCGGTCGGTGGGACTCGAACTCCAGCGAGCACAGGCTGTGGGTAATACCCTCCAGAGCGTCCTGAATGGGGTGGGCAAAGTCGTACATGGGGTAGATGCACCACTTGGTACCCTGCCGGTGGTGATTGATGAAGCGGATGCGGTAGATGATGGGGTCACGGAGATTCAGATTGCCGCTGGCCAGATCGATCTTGGCCCGGAGGGTCATCTTTCCCTCCTCCACCTCACCGTTCTTCATCTTTTCGAACAGCCGCAGATTTTCCTCGATGGGCCGATCCCGATAGGGGGAGGTAGCGGGGATGCCGATGTCGCCCCGGTTGGCCTTGAACTCCTCTGGCGTCAGCTCGCAGACGTAGGCCAGCCCCTTCTTGATGAGCTCCACGGCATACTCGTAGTCCTTCTCGAAGTAGTCGGAGCCGTAGAAAAAGCGGTCGCCCCAGTCAAAGCCCAGCCAATGGATATCCTGCTGGATGGCGTCCACGTACTCGGTGTCCTCCTTAGCGGGGTTGGTGTCATCCATGCGGAGGTTGCAGAGACCGCCGAACTTCTCGGCGGTGCCGAAGTCGATGCACAGGGCCTTGCAGTGTCCGATGTGCAGATAGCCGTTGGGCTCCGGCGGAAACCGGGTGTGGACGGTCTGTCCCTGGAACTGACCACCCTCTGCGATGTCCTGGTCGATTAGGTTCAAAATAAAGTTTCTGCTCTCCTCCGTCTCAGGGGCGGCGGTGTTTCGTTCCTCGGTCATTGTCTCACACTCCTTGTAACGTTACAAAAATACGGCGGGATGACCCGCTAAAACAATGTAATATTATACCCACCGCCGTCGGAAAAAGCAAGCCCTTTTCCCGATTATCGGATGGATGTTGATTTACAATTATATTGCAAATAGGCAGCGGCTGCGCTGCGTGCTGCAAATTAACGAAAGATCGAAGTCGGTAAGGAGTATGACGTGGAGTTTGACCAGCGTGGTTACGTTATCGGCTTTTCTTTTCCCGGTATGTTCCATCTCCACAACGACCTCGCAGCAGCCGTTCTTTCCTTTTTGTATTCTCTTTCGCAATTTCGATGCGCTCTTTGATACGCTCGATGACAACCTCTTTCGGGTCCGTCAAGCCTACCAGCTCCTGAATCCGCAGGGTCAGGAGGAGGCCGCCAAGCGCATAGAGGAATTGACCGAAATCCCAAAGTATAGGGAATCTCCCTCCGATAAGAAGTAACCCCCCTCCCCTTGCATTGAACAGAACCAGTAAAACAGGACAATAGACAAAATCCCCCCTGATGTAGGATAATAAGTACATCAGGGGGGATTCATTATGAGCAAACGAAGATACACCAATATGCAGGTTCTACTACCGACCATAGAAAAGATGTTAGAATCAGGGAAGAGCCACAGGGAAATCGAAGCGGAACTTGGCTTGGAGGGAGACCGTCCGGTTCACAATCTGCTGAAGCGGCAACGCAAAAAAGCCGCCAAGGGTGCGCCGAAGTTTCGTGGCAGGAAGCCTGCAAAGACGCTGCAGGAATATAAGTATGAGAATAAGCGGCTCAAGATGGAAGTGAAATTACTGCAGGATTTTCTGCAGTCCACAGAAAGGAAGTGAGGCCAAAGGCAAAGTACGCCGTCATTCACCGTCACCGGGGAGAATACCCAATATCTGTTATGTGCAAATTCTTCGGGGTATCCAGAAGTGGTTACTACTGCTTTAAAAAGCGTCTGGGAGAGACGGATCGCGATGCTGTTGTGGCAAAGGAAATCGAGGAATGTCAGCGCAGGACAGATAAGACCTATGGCTATCGACGTGTATGGAAGTGGTTAAAAGGCAGAAATATTCAAAGAGATCCGAAGACTGTGCTCAGAATCATGAAAAAATATGGATTATTGTCTGAGGTTCGCCGACGCCGCCAATGGGTAAATCTTGGTCAGCAGGTACACAAATATGAAAATCTGTTGAACAGACAGTTCCGGGCGGTCAGGCCAAACGAGAAATGGGTCACGGACATTTCTTACATCCACACAAAAGAAGGCATTTTATATCTGTCCATGATCCGAGATCTGTATGACAACAGTATTGTGGCCTACAAGACTGCAAGTCGGCAGACTGTGAATCTTGTTCTGGACACGATTCGTCTGGCAATGAAGAAAGAGAAAGTCGCTGCGGAGTTGCAGCTCCACAGCGACCAAGGCTTTCAATACACATCACAAGCATACTTCAAGCTAACACAATCTTACGGCATAACGCCGTCCATGTCAAGGAAAGGAAATCCTTATGACAATGCCATGGCAGAAAATTTCTTCTCCATTCTGAAAACAGAGTGCATCTACCGCCACAAGCCAAAGACGCTCCAAGAAGCAAACGAACTGATCGACAGGTATATTTACTTCT
The genomic region above belongs to Vescimonas coprocola and contains:
- a CDS encoding glutamine--tRNA ligase/YqeY domain fusion protein, which encodes MTEERNTAAPETEESRNFILNLIDQDIAEGGQFQGQTVHTRFPPEPNGYLHIGHCKALCIDFGTAEKFGGLCNLRMDDTNPAKEDTEYVDAIQQDIHWLGFDWGDRFFYGSDYFEKDYEYAVELIKKGLAYVCELTPEEFKANRGDIGIPATSPYRDRPIEENLRLFEKMKNGEVEEGKMTLRAKIDLASGNLNLRDPIIYRIRFINHHRQGTKWCIYPMYDFAHPIQDALEGITHSLCSLEFESHRPLYDWVVSNVSIPYHKPRQIEFARLGIDHTVMSKRKLRQLVEEKLVSGWDDPRMPTLCGLRRRGYTARSIRNFCERIGVAKSPNTVEYGFLEHCLREDLNATAQRTMAVLHPVKLTVTNYPEGQSETFTVENNPTDPTQGTHEITFGRHLWIETEDFLEMPIPKYKRLYPDGPECRLKGAYLIRCTGCVKDENGHVTEVLCEYDPNSRGGDPADGRKVKGATLHWVDADNCLDAEVRLYDNLFSDPQPDGPDKNFLDCLNPDSLMVLRGCKVERSMAAVAEEFDRRENRTGVNAPTFQFMRTGYFCMDNRDCTAEHLVFNRSVSLKDSFKK
- a CDS encoding imidazolonepropionase, whose product is MSKRRYTNMQVLLPTIEKMLESGKSHREIEAELGLEGDRPVHNLLKRQRKKAAKGAPKFRGRKPAKTLQEYKYENKRLKMEVKLLQDFLQSTERK
- a CDS encoding IS3 family transposase, whose protein sequence is MRPKAKYAVIHRHRGEYPISVMCKFFGVSRSGYYCFKKRLGETDRDAVVAKEIEECQRRTDKTYGYRRVWKWLKGRNIQRDPKTVLRIMKKYGLLSEVRRRRQWVNLGQQVHKYENLLNRQFRAVRPNEKWVTDISYIHTKEGILYLSMIRDLYDNSIVAYKTASRQTVNLVLDTIRLAMKKEKVAAELQLHSDQGFQYTSQAYFKLTQSYGITPSMSRKGNPYDNAMAENFFSILKTECIYRHKPKTLQEANELIDRYIYFYNHERIQTKTGVAPLSLRHSA